A single region of the Neotabrizicola shimadae genome encodes:
- a CDS encoding aa3-type cytochrome c oxidase subunit IV, giving the protein MAEHKPGSMDIRVQEKTFAGFIRMVTWGAIIAVLVLIFLALANA; this is encoded by the coding sequence ATGGCCGAACACAAGCCGGGCAGCATGGACATCCGCGTGCAGGAAAAGACCTTCGCGGGCTTCATCCGCATGGTCACCTGGGGCGCGATCATCGCTGTCCTCGTGCTGATCTTCCTCGCCCTCGCCAACGCCTGA
- the mobA gene encoding molybdenum cofactor guanylyltransferase MobA: MAAAPFLVGAILAGGEGRRMGGTDKALLPLAGRPLAAHLADRLHPQVQALAISANGDPARLAFLGLPVLPDTPPSRGPLSGVLAALLWARAQGATALVTAAVDTPFLPPDLAPRLLAAGQGRLTLARSDARLHPTAALWPVSLAGDLQDFLASGETPRMMSFVQRHAPALADMPEGSLANLNTPADIAAAEARLGGRAP; encoded by the coding sequence ATAGCGGCCGCTCCGTTCCTCGTCGGCGCAATCCTCGCCGGTGGCGAGGGTCGCCGCATGGGCGGCACCGACAAGGCGCTCCTGCCCCTCGCCGGCCGCCCGCTGGCCGCCCACCTGGCCGACCGCCTGCATCCGCAGGTCCAGGCCCTTGCCATCTCGGCCAATGGCGACCCCGCGCGCCTCGCCTTCCTGGGCCTGCCCGTCCTGCCCGACACCCCGCCGTCGCGCGGCCCCCTGTCCGGCGTTCTGGCCGCCCTCCTCTGGGCCCGGGCACAAGGGGCCACCGCCCTCGTCACCGCCGCCGTGGACACGCCCTTCCTGCCGCCCGACCTCGCCCCCCGCCTCCTTGCCGCCGGCCAGGGCCGCCTCACGCTCGCCCGCAGCGACGCCCGCCTCCACCCCACCGCCGCGCTCTGGCCCGTATCCCTTGCGGGGGACTTGCAGGATTTCCTCGCCTCGGGCGAAACTCCCCGCATGATGAGCTTCGTCCAGCGCCACGCCCCGGCCCTTGCAGACATGCCCGAGGGCAGCCTTGCCAACCTGAACACACCGGCCGACATCGCCGCAGCAGAGGCGCGTCTCGGGGGCAGGGCGCCATGA
- a CDS encoding electron transfer flavoprotein-ubiquinone oxidoreductase, with the protein MSEPIARESMEYDVVIVGAGPSGLSAAIRLKQLDPNLSVVVLEKGSEVGAHILSGAVLDPSGLDALLPDWRSMGAPIKTEVKHDNFYLLGPAGGIRIPNWPMPPLMSNHGNYIVSMANVCRWMAQVAEGLGVEIFPGMAASELVWDGDRVAGVVAGEFGRDPATGEPGPSYEPGMNLLGKYVFLSEGVRGSLAKQVIERFNLSKGHCPQKFGIGMKEIWEIDPAKHREGTVTHTMGWPLGSAAGGGSFIYHLENNQVYIGFVVHLNYKNPYLYPYMEFQRFKHHPMVAELLKGGKRVAYGARAISEGGYQSIPKMVAPGVALLGCTAGLVNVPRIKGNHNAMLSGKAAAEAAFAALQAGRQGDELTDYETAVRTGPIGKDLKKVRNVKPLWSHYGLTASLLGGGLDMWTNNLFGLSLFGTLRHQKSDAQATEPASKHKPIDYPKPDGVISFDRLTNVAFSFTNHDEAQPAHLRLKDPAIPITVNLPKFAEPAQRYCPAGVYEVLGEGQDASFRINFQNCVHCKTCDIKDPSQNITWTTPQGGGGPNYPNM; encoded by the coding sequence ATGTCCGAGCCGATCGCCCGCGAAAGCATGGAATACGACGTGGTGATCGTCGGCGCCGGACCCTCGGGCCTTTCGGCGGCGATCCGGCTGAAGCAGCTCGACCCGAATCTCTCGGTCGTAGTGCTGGAAAAGGGCTCCGAAGTCGGCGCGCACATCCTGTCGGGCGCCGTGCTTGATCCCTCGGGCCTCGACGCGCTCCTGCCCGACTGGCGCTCGATGGGCGCCCCCATCAAGACCGAGGTCAAGCACGACAACTTCTACCTCCTCGGGCCCGCCGGCGGCATCCGCATCCCGAACTGGCCCATGCCGCCCCTGATGTCCAACCACGGCAACTACATCGTCTCAATGGCCAACGTCTGCCGCTGGATGGCCCAGGTCGCCGAGGGCCTCGGCGTCGAAATCTTCCCCGGCATGGCCGCCTCGGAACTGGTCTGGGACGGCGACCGTGTCGCGGGCGTGGTGGCCGGCGAATTCGGCCGCGACCCCGCCACAGGCGAACCCGGCCCCTCCTACGAACCCGGTATGAACCTCCTGGGCAAATACGTCTTCCTGTCGGAAGGCGTCCGCGGCAGCCTCGCCAAGCAGGTGATCGAACGCTTCAACCTGTCCAAGGGCCACTGCCCGCAGAAGTTCGGCATCGGCATGAAGGAAATCTGGGAAATCGACCCCGCCAAACACCGCGAGGGCACGGTCACCCACACCATGGGCTGGCCGCTCGGCTCTGCCGCGGGGGGCGGCTCCTTCATCTATCACCTTGAAAACAATCAGGTCTACATCGGCTTCGTCGTTCACCTGAACTACAAGAACCCCTATCTCTACCCCTACATGGAGTTCCAGCGCTTCAAGCACCACCCCATGGTGGCAGAGCTTCTGAAGGGCGGAAAGCGCGTCGCCTACGGTGCCCGCGCCATCAGCGAGGGCGGCTACCAGTCCATCCCCAAGATGGTCGCCCCCGGTGTGGCGCTTCTGGGCTGCACCGCCGGCCTCGTGAACGTGCCGCGCATCAAGGGCAACCACAACGCCATGCTCTCGGGCAAGGCCGCCGCCGAAGCCGCCTTCGCCGCGCTCCAGGCCGGCCGCCAGGGCGATGAACTGACCGATTACGAAACCGCCGTCCGCACCGGCCCCATCGGCAAGGACCTGAAGAAGGTCCGCAACGTCAAGCCGCTCTGGTCGCACTACGGCCTCACCGCCTCGCTCCTCGGCGGCGGCCTCGACATGTGGACGAACAACCTCTTCGGCCTCTCGCTCTTCGGTACGCTCCGCCACCAGAAGTCCGACGCCCAGGCCACCGAACCCGCCTCGAAGCACAAGCCCATCGACTATCCAAAGCCCGATGGCGTCATCAGCTTCGACCGGCTGACCAACGTGGCCTTCTCCTTCACCAACCACGACGAGGCGCAGCCCGCCCACCTCCGGCTCAAGGACCCCGCGATCCCGATCACGGTGAACCTGCCCAAGTTCGCCGAACCGGCACAGCGCTACTGCCCCGCCGGCGTGTACGAGGTGCTGGGCGAAGGCCAGGACGCCAGCTTCCGGATCAACTTCCAGAACTGCGTCCACTGCAAGACCTGCGACATCAAGGATCCCAGCCAGAACATCACCTGGACCACGCCGCAGGGCGGCGGCGGTCCGAACTATCCCAACATGTGA
- a CDS encoding GNAT family N-acetyltransferase translates to MTVTIRRGLPADLRPQAARLYWQAFGGKLGSVLGPEDRALAYVTRVIRADHVFIAQDEQGDLVGLAGFKTSQGSFAGGTPADLRAVYGRFGGWWRAALFGWLGREIDNDRFLVDGICVSREARGQGIGSALLDALCAEGAARGYHAVRLDVIDTNWRARALYERQGFTPLDTRPIGLLRHVFGFASATTMVRPVI, encoded by the coding sequence ATGACCGTCACCATCCGCCGCGGCCTGCCCGCCGACCTGCGCCCGCAGGCGGCCCGGCTCTATTGGCAGGCCTTCGGCGGCAAGCTCGGCTCGGTGCTCGGCCCGGAAGACCGCGCCCTGGCCTATGTCACCCGCGTCATCCGCGCCGATCATGTCTTCATTGCGCAGGATGAACAGGGCGATCTTGTCGGCCTCGCCGGGTTCAAGACCTCGCAGGGCAGCTTTGCCGGCGGCACGCCCGCCGACCTGCGCGCCGTCTATGGCCGGTTCGGCGGCTGGTGGCGCGCCGCCCTGTTCGGCTGGCTCGGGCGCGAGATCGACAACGACCGCTTCCTCGTCGATGGCATCTGCGTCTCGCGAGAGGCGCGGGGCCAGGGCATCGGCTCGGCCCTTCTCGATGCGCTCTGCGCCGAAGGCGCGGCGCGCGGCTATCACGCGGTCCGGCTGGATGTGATCGACACCAACTGGCGGGCCAGGGCGCTCTATGAACGTCAGGGATTCACGCCGCTCGACACCCGTCCGATCGGCCTGTTGCGCCATGTCTTCGGCTTTGCCTCTGCCACAACCATGGTGCGCCCCGTGATCTGA
- a CDS encoding DUF6173 family protein: MTTRPKRRRPAAAGQARQAAERLVAWIRAFETDLDPAHEVALGFAGSDAGILQIEGIGYSDPDLITFTGTDEEGLRTQLIQHVSQLNVILRAVPSASPDEAPRRIGFTLTPRWVGGESGDASAAGTRATG, encoded by the coding sequence ATGACCACCCGACCGAAACGCCGCCGCCCTGCTGCCGCAGGGCAGGCCCGCCAGGCCGCCGAACGGCTTGTCGCCTGGATCCGCGCCTTCGAAACCGACCTCGACCCTGCCCACGAAGTCGCGCTCGGCTTCGCCGGCAGCGACGCCGGCATCCTCCAGATCGAAGGCATCGGCTATTCCGACCCCGATCTCATCACCTTCACCGGCACCGACGAAGAGGGCCTGCGCACCCAGCTCATCCAGCATGTCAGCCAGCTGAACGTCATCCTGCGCGCCGTCCCCTCGGCCAGCCCGGACGAGGCGCCGCGCCGCATAGGCTTCACCCTCACGCCCCGCTGGGTCGGCGGCGAAAGCGGCGATGCCTCCGCCGCAGGCACCCGCGCCACAGGCTGA
- the mobB gene encoding molybdopterin-guanine dinucleotide biosynthesis protein B has product MRIYGVIGWKNAGKTSLMERLVTDITARGFTVSTVKHVHHDVDLDQPGKDSFRHRAAGATEVVLASAHRFALMREHRGPEPDLSQVLARLAPVDLILVEGYKRDAHPKVEVWRAEAGHPLIQPGDPLVRAIATESQLPQTVPVPVLDLNDTAAIAGFILDETGLPRTGPAA; this is encoded by the coding sequence ATGAGGATCTATGGCGTCATCGGCTGGAAGAACGCCGGCAAGACCAGCCTGATGGAGCGTCTGGTGACCGACATCACCGCCCGCGGCTTCACCGTCTCGACCGTCAAGCACGTCCACCACGACGTCGATCTCGATCAGCCCGGCAAGGACAGCTTCCGCCACCGTGCCGCCGGCGCGACCGAGGTGGTGCTGGCCTCCGCCCACCGCTTCGCCCTGATGCGCGAACATCGCGGTCCCGAACCCGACCTGTCACAGGTTCTGGCGCGCCTCGCCCCCGTCGATCTGATCCTGGTCGAAGGCTACAAGCGCGACGCCCACCCCAAGGTCGAGGTCTGGCGGGCCGAGGCCGGCCATCCGCTGATCCAGCCCGGCGATCCCCTCGTGCGCGCCATCGCGACCGAGAGCCAGCTGCCCCAGACGGTGCCGGTCCCGGTGCTCGACCTCAACGACACCGCCGCCATCGCCGGCTTCATCCTCGATGAAACCGGCCTGCCGCGCACAGGGCCGGCAGCATGA
- the greA gene encoding transcription elongation factor GreA — translation MEKIPMTRAGFTALDEELKTLKTVERPAVIRAIAEAREHGDLSENAEYHAAREKQSFIEGRIKELEGILSLAEVIDPSKLSGAIKFGATVTLVDDDTEEEKTYTIVGEVEADIERGLLNIRSPLARALIGKDEGDNVEVRTPGGQRSYEVLSIRYL, via the coding sequence ATGGAAAAGATTCCGATGACCCGTGCGGGTTTCACCGCGCTGGATGAAGAGCTGAAGACGCTGAAGACGGTGGAACGCCCGGCGGTGATCCGTGCCATTGCGGAAGCGCGCGAGCATGGCGACCTGTCGGAAAACGCCGAGTATCACGCCGCGCGCGAGAAGCAGTCCTTCATCGAGGGCCGCATCAAGGAGCTGGAAGGCATCCTTTCGCTGGCCGAGGTGATCGACCCTTCGAAGCTGTCGGGCGCCATCAAGTTTGGCGCGACGGTCACGCTGGTGGATGACGACACCGAGGAAGAGAAGACCTATACCATCGTCGGCGAGGTCGAGGCCGACATCGAGCGCGGGCTTTTGAACATTCGCTCGCCTCTGGCGCGGGCCCTGATCGGCAAGGATGAGGGCGACAACGTCGAAGTGCGCACCCCCGGCGGGCAACGCAGCTATGAAGTCCTGAGCATCCGCTACCTCTGA
- a CDS encoding tetratricopeptide repeat protein: protein MPLVRRLALLLLTVSLPFAATAQDSSGETAAPEPAAEEMFDGDAGAFLAARAAATTNDYRAVAQWQARALAADPDNPQLLQPMIVASAAIGDFESAAAAARHLKDLGQGLPVGDLMIVTDRADKGDFAGILGDADTLSTLGPLTAGLVTGWAEFGNGRMSEAKAAFDKVGDLQGMEAFALYHQALALAAAGDFEGADAIFSGKASGPINLNRRGVIAHAEILSQLERNEDALKRLNEAFGPESDPAIDGLRTALTEGQTLPFDVVADAKGGIAEVFFTVATALNGQADDSFTLLYARAASHLSPRLSDAILLSGGLLEQQKQYDLAIETYSLILPEDPNATMAQIGIAGAEQAKEMPDEAIARLSALAEDHPENFAVHLALGDALRREERYAEAVTAYDAAIAQIPEPQPAHWTLYYSRGVAEERSGQFDDSVADLKKALELAPGQPQVLNYLGYSWVDRGENLDEAMAMIEQAVTAEPDAGYIIDSLAWALFRTGKYQEALEPMERASLLEPVDPVVTDHLGDVYWMNGRKVEARYQWHRALSFEPTEKDAARIQRKLDVGLDVVMQEEAAAAGQAAPAEPATAADGG from the coding sequence ATGCCCCTTGTCCGCCGCCTCGCCCTCCTGCTGCTGACCGTCTCCCTGCCCTTCGCCGCCACCGCGCAGGACAGCAGCGGCGAGACCGCCGCCCCCGAACCTGCCGCCGAAGAGATGTTCGATGGCGATGCCGGCGCCTTCCTTGCCGCCCGGGCCGCAGCCACCACCAACGATTACCGCGCCGTCGCCCAGTGGCAGGCCCGCGCCCTTGCCGCCGATCCCGACAATCCGCAGCTCCTGCAACCGATGATCGTGGCCTCGGCCGCCATCGGCGATTTCGAATCCGCCGCAGCCGCCGCCCGCCACCTGAAAGACCTCGGCCAGGGCCTGCCGGTCGGCGATCTGATGATCGTCACCGACCGGGCCGACAAGGGCGATTTCGCGGGCATCCTCGGCGACGCCGACACCCTCTCCACGCTTGGCCCGCTGACCGCCGGCCTCGTCACCGGCTGGGCCGAATTCGGCAATGGCCGCATGTCCGAAGCCAAGGCCGCCTTCGACAAGGTCGGCGACTTGCAGGGGATGGAGGCCTTCGCGCTCTATCACCAGGCGCTTGCCCTTGCCGCCGCAGGCGATTTCGAAGGCGCCGATGCCATCTTCTCGGGCAAGGCCTCCGGGCCCATCAACCTCAACCGCCGCGGCGTCATTGCCCATGCGGAAATCCTGTCGCAACTCGAACGCAACGAAGACGCGCTCAAGCGGTTGAACGAGGCTTTCGGCCCGGAATCCGATCCCGCGATCGACGGGCTCCGCACGGCATTGACCGAAGGCCAAACCCTGCCCTTCGACGTCGTGGCCGATGCGAAGGGCGGCATCGCCGAGGTGTTCTTCACCGTCGCCACCGCGCTCAACGGTCAGGCCGACGACAGCTTCACCCTGCTTTATGCCCGGGCCGCATCCCACCTCTCGCCCCGGCTCAGCGATGCCATCCTCCTGTCGGGCGGGCTCCTCGAACAGCAGAAGCAGTACGATCTCGCGATCGAGACCTACAGCCTGATCCTGCCCGAAGACCCGAACGCCACCATGGCACAGATCGGCATCGCCGGTGCCGAACAGGCCAAGGAAATGCCCGACGAGGCCATCGCCCGCCTCTCCGCCCTGGCCGAAGACCACCCCGAAAACTTTGCCGTCCATCTCGCCCTTGGCGACGCGCTTCGCCGCGAGGAACGCTATGCCGAGGCCGTCACCGCCTATGACGCCGCCATCGCCCAGATCCCCGAACCGCAGCCCGCACACTGGACGCTCTACTACAGCCGTGGCGTGGCCGAAGAACGCTCGGGCCAGTTTGACGACTCGGTCGCCGATCTGAAGAAGGCGCTGGAACTGGCACCCGGCCAGCCGCAGGTGCTGAATTACCTCGGCTATTCCTGGGTGGACCGTGGCGAAAACCTCGACGAAGCGATGGCGATGATCGAGCAGGCCGTCACCGCCGAACCCGATGCCGGCTACATCATCGACAGCCTCGCCTGGGCGCTGTTCCGCACCGGCAAATACCAGGAAGCCCTGGAGCCGATGGAACGCGCCTCGCTTCTGGAACCGGTCGATCCGGTCGTCACCGACCATCTTGGCGATGTGTACTGGATGAACGGCCGCAAGGTCGA